Proteins encoded in a region of the Oncorhynchus clarkii lewisi isolate Uvic-CL-2024 chromosome 18, UVic_Ocla_1.0, whole genome shotgun sequence genome:
- the LOC139372932 gene encoding tubulin alpha chain-like isoform X2, with amino-acid sequence MHVGQAGAQMGNACWELYCLEHGIQPDGQMPSDKTIGGGDDSFNTFFSETGAGKHVPRAVFVDLEPTVIDEVRTGTYRQLFHPEQLITGKEDAANNYARGHYTIGKEIIDLVLDRTRKLADQCTGLQGFLIFHSFGGGTGSGFTSLLMERLSVDYGKKSKLEFAVYPAPQVSTAVVEPYNSILTTHTTLEHSDCAFMVDNEAIYDICRRNLDIERPTYTNLNRLIGQIVSSITASLRFDGALNVDLTEFQTNLVPYPRIHFPLATYAPVISAEKAYHEQLSVADITNACFEPANQMVKCDPRHGKYMACCLLYRGDVVPKDVNSAIATIKTKRTIQFVDWCPTGFKVGINYQPPTVVPGGDLAKVQRAVCMLSNTTAIAEAWARLDHKFDLMYAKRAFVHWYVGEGMEEGEFSEAREDMAALEKDYEEVGTDSVGDEDEEGEEY; translated from the exons ATGCATGTCGGCCAGGCCGGAGCCCAGATGGGcaatgcatgctgggaattgtacTGCCTGGAACATGGGATCCAGCCTGATGGACAGATGCCCAGTGACAAGACAATCGGAGGGGGAGATGACTCCTTCAATACCTTCTTCAGTGAGACTGGGGCTGGTAAACACGTTCCTCGTGCAGTCTTTGTAGACCTGGAGCCAACCGTCATCG ATGAGGTCCGCACAGGTACCTACCGCCAGCTGTTCCACCCTGAGCAGCTGATCACAGGCAAGGAGGACGCTGCCAACAACTATGCCCGTGGTCACTACACCATTGGCAAGGAGATCATCGACCTGGTACTCGATAGGACTCGCAAACTG GCTGACCAGTGCACTGGGCTCCAGGGCTTCCTGATCTTCCACAGCTTTGGAGGAGGCACCGGCTCTGGGTTCACCTCCCTGCTGATGGAACGTCTCTCTGTCGACTATGGGAAGAAGTCCAAGCTTGAATTTGCTGTTTACCCTGCTCCCCAAGTTTCTACTGCTGTGGTGGAACCTTATAACTCCATCCTGACCACCCACACCACCCTGGAGCACTCGGACTGTGCCTTCATGGTGGACAATGAGGCCATCTATGATATCTGCCGCAGGAACCTGGACATTGAGCGCCCCACCTACACCAACCtcaacaggctgattggtcagatcGTCTCCTCCATCACCGCCTCCCTGCGCTTTGATGGGGCCCTcaatgtggacctgacagagttccagaccaACTTGGTGCCTTACCCCCGTATCCACTTCCCTCTGGCCACCTATGCTCCAGTCATCTCTGCTGAGAAGGCCTACCATGAGCAGCTGTCTGTTGCTGACATCACCAACGCCTGCTTTGAGCCAGCCAATCAGATGGTGAAATGTGACCCACGTCACGGCAAGTACATGGCCTGCTGCCTGCTCTACCGTGGTGACGTTGTGCCCAAAGATGTCAACTCTGCCATCGCCACCATCAAGACCAAGCGCACCATCCAGTTTGTAGACTGGTGTCCCACTGGCTTCAAGGTCGGTATCAACTACCAACCACCCACAGTGGTCCCTGGAGGAGATCTGGCCAAGGTCCAGAGAGCTGTGTGTATGCTGAGCAACACCACCGCCATCGCTGAGGCCTGGGCCAGGCTTGACCACAAGTTTGACCTGATGTACGCCAAGAGAGCCTTTGTGCACTGGTATGTGGGAGAGGGCATGGAGGAGGGAGAGTTCTCAGAGGCCAGAGAAGACATGGCAGCCCTGGAGAAGGACTATGAAGAGGTGGGTACTGACAGTGTAGGGGACGAGGATGAAGAAGGAGAGGAGTACTAA
- the LOC139372932 gene encoding tubulin alpha chain-like isoform X1, whose product MRECISMHVGQAGAQMGNACWELYCLEHGIQPDGQMPSDKTIGGGDDSFNTFFSETGAGKHVPRAVFVDLEPTVIDEVRTGTYRQLFHPEQLITGKEDAANNYARGHYTIGKEIIDLVLDRTRKLADQCTGLQGFLIFHSFGGGTGSGFTSLLMERLSVDYGKKSKLEFAVYPAPQVSTAVVEPYNSILTTHTTLEHSDCAFMVDNEAIYDICRRNLDIERPTYTNLNRLIGQIVSSITASLRFDGALNVDLTEFQTNLVPYPRIHFPLATYAPVISAEKAYHEQLSVADITNACFEPANQMVKCDPRHGKYMACCLLYRGDVVPKDVNSAIATIKTKRTIQFVDWCPTGFKVGINYQPPTVVPGGDLAKVQRAVCMLSNTTAIAEAWARLDHKFDLMYAKRAFVHWYVGEGMEEGEFSEAREDMAALEKDYEEVGTDSVGDEDEEGEEY is encoded by the exons CGTGAGTGTATTTCTATGCATGTCGGCCAGGCCGGAGCCCAGATGGGcaatgcatgctgggaattgtacTGCCTGGAACATGGGATCCAGCCTGATGGACAGATGCCCAGTGACAAGACAATCGGAGGGGGAGATGACTCCTTCAATACCTTCTTCAGTGAGACTGGGGCTGGTAAACACGTTCCTCGTGCAGTCTTTGTAGACCTGGAGCCAACCGTCATCG ATGAGGTCCGCACAGGTACCTACCGCCAGCTGTTCCACCCTGAGCAGCTGATCACAGGCAAGGAGGACGCTGCCAACAACTATGCCCGTGGTCACTACACCATTGGCAAGGAGATCATCGACCTGGTACTCGATAGGACTCGCAAACTG GCTGACCAGTGCACTGGGCTCCAGGGCTTCCTGATCTTCCACAGCTTTGGAGGAGGCACCGGCTCTGGGTTCACCTCCCTGCTGATGGAACGTCTCTCTGTCGACTATGGGAAGAAGTCCAAGCTTGAATTTGCTGTTTACCCTGCTCCCCAAGTTTCTACTGCTGTGGTGGAACCTTATAACTCCATCCTGACCACCCACACCACCCTGGAGCACTCGGACTGTGCCTTCATGGTGGACAATGAGGCCATCTATGATATCTGCCGCAGGAACCTGGACATTGAGCGCCCCACCTACACCAACCtcaacaggctgattggtcagatcGTCTCCTCCATCACCGCCTCCCTGCGCTTTGATGGGGCCCTcaatgtggacctgacagagttccagaccaACTTGGTGCCTTACCCCCGTATCCACTTCCCTCTGGCCACCTATGCTCCAGTCATCTCTGCTGAGAAGGCCTACCATGAGCAGCTGTCTGTTGCTGACATCACCAACGCCTGCTTTGAGCCAGCCAATCAGATGGTGAAATGTGACCCACGTCACGGCAAGTACATGGCCTGCTGCCTGCTCTACCGTGGTGACGTTGTGCCCAAAGATGTCAACTCTGCCATCGCCACCATCAAGACCAAGCGCACCATCCAGTTTGTAGACTGGTGTCCCACTGGCTTCAAGGTCGGTATCAACTACCAACCACCCACAGTGGTCCCTGGAGGAGATCTGGCCAAGGTCCAGAGAGCTGTGTGTATGCTGAGCAACACCACCGCCATCGCTGAGGCCTGGGCCAGGCTTGACCACAAGTTTGACCTGATGTACGCCAAGAGAGCCTTTGTGCACTGGTATGTGGGAGAGGGCATGGAGGAGGGAGAGTTCTCAGAGGCCAGAGAAGACATGGCAGCCCTGGAGAAGGACTATGAAGAGGTGGGTACTGACAGTGTAGGGGACGAGGATGAAGAAGGAGAGGAGTACTAA